The Saprospiraceae bacterium genomic interval GTTTTATTGCAAACTATCCATTTGGATATTTCCAGGCTGTAAAAATGGCCTGGGGACCGGATAATAAAATTTATACCCACAACAGCAATACAAATAGTGTTCATTCCATAGATCCTGTTACAGGAACTTCTACCGTTTATTCAACAGGTGTTGTTTTGGGTTCTCCGCGTCATAGCCTTAATTTTGATGGAAGCGGTAAATTGATTGTCGGTTATGAGTCTATGTTCGATTTTATTTGGGCAAAAAATCCTACTGCTGTTTATTGGGGATCAGTTACCGCTTCTGTACCCAATGGCAATCACGGAGATGGATTTGGAATTCTGCCCAATGGCGACTATGTTGTCTATTCCGATTGCGGTAGTCAAAATAACTATGCAATAAGTACTGCGGGACATACACAAGGTGCTAATTTTCCATCATTAGCTTGGACGGGTACTACCAACATTTTTACGATCATGACAGGATGTCAATATTCTCTTGGGACTGTTGATCCTACAAACGGAAATGTTTTTACCACTATAAACAACGGGGGCTCGGGGAACAGCACTATTATTTTGACAGGCGGAAGCGGAGGGGCAAGTACTGTTTACATCAGCGGAGCATCTGCTATAACAGATATTTATTCGGGAAAGGCATCAAGTGGTCCTGGTAACCATTTGTATTTTGTAGATAGAATAGATAATGCAGTGTATGAAGTCGTAGAATGTGCATGTGATAATAATGGATCGTTTAACGGAAGTTTCGAAATCAGTTGTGTGCCACCTAATACAATTGGATTTTTATCAGCTGTAACAGGATGGACTACCAATGACAGCAACTTTGAAATTTGGGGTACAGGTAATGAAGGGGTTGCAGCTTACCATGGTTCCAATTATTGCGAAGTCAATTCCAATTTTCCCAGCACCATTCATCAGGATGTGACTACATGCGATGGCGTACTTTATTATTGGCAGTGCGCTCACCGGGGAAGATTAGGAACTCAAACTGCAGTACTGGAAGTAGGCCCGGTGGGAGGTCCATTTACAACCCTGGCGACCATGACAGATGGCACCACATGGAATTTGTATTCAGGAAGTTATTTAATTCCTGCAGGCCAAACTGTATCCAGATTGCGAGTGCGGGGAATAAATGGTGGTTCTGTTGGAAATTTTGTCGACGCCATTGGTTTGGTTCCTATGTCCTCCTGCTTAAGCTTGGATAATGATGGCGATGGATTGTCTGCAAACTATGGTGATTGCAATGACAGTAATCCCAATGTGAAACCTTGTGCACAGGAAATCTGTAATTCGATTGACGATGATTGCGATGGATTGGTAGATGGTGACGATCCGGGGTTTGTAAGTACTGATCCTAATGCTCCGGAATACATTGATAATACTTTACCGATAATAATATGTCCTGCCAATGTAAGCCATACAACTTCCAGCGGAAACTGCGGTCCGGTGCCTTCTGGTTCAGTTGCTTTAGGTCTGGCAACCGCTACAGATAATTGTATTGTGATCACTTCTATAGTCAACAATGCTCCTGGTTCTTATCCTTTGGGAGTGACCAATGTGAAATGGACGGCAACGGATAAAAAAGGAAATAAATCAAACTGTATTCAAAAAGTGACCATCCTGCCTTATGCATGTGGGGTCCCCATACAAATTTATCACACAGATACAACCTCTACTACAGCTAAAATAAAATGGAAAGCTGGAACATGTAATACAGATTACCAACTACGCATAAGAAAAGAAATTACTCCAGGTGTTTGGGGTTCCTGGGGTGGATGGGTATATTATAGTGAAGATCCTGCACTCCAACACAATTTTTTGGGTTTAATGCCTTCTAGTTTCTACCAGTATCAGATCCGCTCTAAATGTGGTGCTCCTACAAACTCTATTTCAGTTAACGGATGGTTCCATACCCTGGCTCCTCCGCCTTTAAAGAAATTGTTGAATGTGATTGCGGAGAAGTTGAATTTCAGCACGTATAATGAAGATAACCAAAAAACGATTGGAATTGAATCTGACTTGGCAATCATTGCCATTCCAAATCCTGCCCGCGATTTTGTGACTATTCAGATTGAAGGATTTAAAACGAATGATAAAGAACTGTCCATGTTTGACTTAATGGGCAAACTGATTTTCAGAGTTCAGTTGGATGCTGTAGAAAACAATCCGGAAATTGACTTGAAGCAATTGGGTGTCAAGCCGGGAGTACACATGATCCGCGTGAGCGATGGAGTGAATCAAAAGACCATACAGTTGATAATTGGATCGTGATTCGGATCCATGTTCATGAATAATGCGATACTAACAACTGTTAGTTATAGATAATAATTTGAAGTCCGGTATTTTTTACCGGACTTTTTTATTAGTTAGATATAATTTTTACTTCTTCATCTAATGGAGGAAAAGTAAAAATTGAATGTCGAACAATCCTGCTAGAGACGGTAGGTTTAAATCTTTTTTCTTGGGAAAAATTCTAGTCCGGCTTGTTCTGGGGTGCATACCTGTGATATCCGGGGCAGGTCCGGCTTAGGAAATAAGTATGGGTTGAAAAAGTAATTCTTTACCGGCTATCTTAAAGAGGTTATTGCTCCCATTAGTAATTCATCATGGGGGATTTATTTTAAATAGATACTTGAATGGACTTTTAATTTCTAATACCGGAAAAGAATTAAAAAATCATTTCAATTGTAAAATTCTGAAAATCAATTAAAAGTTCAATCTGCAAATATTTGTTAAAAAATAATATAAAATTTATCTAATATGTTGATAATCAAATTTATCTTTGGACTTTCGACAGACAAAGATTCCAAAGAATCAATGGCAAAATGCTACAATAACCCTTAATTCTCATAAATCATTAACCAAATCATATGAAAAACCAGATTTTTATCAACTTAGTGTTGTTTTGTTGCGTGTTGTTCATGCATCAATCTTTTGCGCAGACCAACTCCGAAATTGCCCTGCAGTTTATGAGGGCAAATCCTCAGGAATTCGGACTTTCTGCAAATGATGTCAAAGAAATTGCAGTCACCAACGAAACTTTCTTTAAACCTGCTGGGTTGCACAACGTTTACATCCAGCAAAAGTATCTTGGCATTCCGATACACAATGCCATTTTCAGCGTCCATATAAAAGATGGACAAGTAGTGTCTACAAGCAACCGCTTTTGCCAGGACATTCATTCAAAAACAGGTTCTTCTGAACCCGTACTCACTCAAGGCCAAGCCTTGATGCGTGCAGCAGAACAACTGGGTTATCCTGCTCCTGCATCCATGCGAATGATGGAAAACAAAGGAGGATCTCAAAAAGAAGTTGTTTACGAAAAAAGCAATTTATCATTAGAAGATATACCCGTCCGGTTAGTGTGGGTTGCCGCAGAAGATGGAAAAATTTACCTGACCTGGGAAGTATGTATTTATGAAACCACTGCTCAAAACTGGTGGTTGGCCCGTGTGGATGCTTCTACGGGCAATCTGACTGATAAAAACAATCTGGTTGTGCATTGCAATTTTGATGCACCCGAAGGCACCTGTTCCGGTGGCGATCATGTTCATTTAGATGAATTCGTAGCCTTTTCTCCTTTGGATGGAAGTTCCTACAGAGTTTATAAAGAGCCCATCGAAAGTCCCAGTCATGGTGGGAGGACTCTTGAAAATGAGCCTGCTGATCCAACAGCATCCCCTTTTGGTTGGCACGATACAAACGGTGCAGTTGGACCGGAGTATACTACAACTCGTGGCAACAATGTGCACGCATATACGGATACTGATGCTAACAACAGTCCTGATCCGGGTTCAGATCCGGATGGAGGCGCAGGATTGGATTTCGATTTTACATTAGATCTGACGATGCACCCAAGTACTTACCGTCCCGCAGCGGTTACCAATTTATTTTACTGGAACAACTATTTGCATGATTTTGCCTACCAATATGGTTTTGATGAAGGAAATGGAAATTTTCAGGTCAATAATTATGGCAATGGTGGAATAGGCAATGATGATGTTAGAGCAGAAGCCCAGGATGGCAGCGGAACCAATAATGCCAATTTCGGAACTCCTGTTGATGGTATGAGACCCAGAATGCAAATGTATGTTTGGACTTATACTTCTCCAAACAGAGATTCTGATCTGGATAATGGGGTTATTGCACATGAATATGCGCATGGAATCTCAAACAGACTAACAGGAGGTCCAGGTAATGTAAGCTGTTTAAATAATGCAGAGCAAATGGGAGAAGGCTGGTCTGATTTTTATTCCTTAATGACATGTTGGACAGGGAGTGCCAGCGATAGAGGAATCGGAACTTATGTTTTAGGCCAAGCTACCAATGGGCCGGGTATCCGCCCTGCCAGGTATTCAACAAATATGGGCGTAAACAATTATACTTATGCAAACCTGCCAGGAATGGCAGTTCCCCATGGCGTTGGTTTTGTCTGGTGTACCATGTTATGGGAATTGGTCGATGGCCTGGTAGCGAGACACGGAGCAACTGCTGGCTTCGAAAAGGCAATGCATTTGGTTAATTTAGGAATGATCTTACAACCCTGTGGTCCCGGATTTGTAGATGGTAGAAATGCTATATTGGCTGCAGATGATATTTTATATGGAAAAGATAATGAATGTGTTATTTGGAAGGCTTTTGCTAAAAGAGGTTTAGGCTTAAGTGCTTCACAAGGGAGTGCGAACAGCACATTAGATGGTTCAGCAGCGTATGATGTTCCATGTAATTGTGACAATGTAGCCCCTGTGGTGAGCTGCAGAAATGTGGAGATTATGGTTGGTGGTCCGGAAATTGAATTAAAAGGCTTACCACCTGTACCAACAAACTTACCTGCCCAATTAAAAGGTGTTGGATTTCCTTGTTCAGGCGTCGTTGCAGCACCAGACGTCATTTGTAATTGTCCAACCGGCTATGTCGTTGTTGGTTATGAAGCAGATTATGGAAACGGTTGGGGAAGTGGAGTTCTCAGTAAGTTCAGACTGCGTTGCCGCGAAGTGAGACCAGATGGAATGTTTGGTACCAATGAAGTTTGGACCTGCTATAATGGTTCTGCAGTTGGGTCAACACCTAATATATCAGAAATGGCACCCGCAGGGCATGCACTTGTAGGTTTTCAAAACAGAATGGGTTGTGCAATTGACCGTTTAACGGGAAGATCCAAACCCATTTCAGCAATTTTGGCTAACAGCCCCAATTCAACAAATAACATCATGACGGGCGTTGGTGGAAGTGGTGGAGGTTTGCAGCCTTTGCAATTGGCACCGGATGGACACGTTATTATCGGAATGCAAACTTATGTGGATCCGGTTGCTCCAAATATAGGGGTTTCCGGAGGCTATGCATGGAAGTATGCTAAGCTTTCAGATGTAATGAAATCCATCGTTACTGATCTGGATCCTTTATGCAATGGAATTTTTGATGTACAATTTTCTAAAAATAATTTCGATTGTGCGGATGGAGTGGGCGTGCATAATGTTTCTGCTTTCGTAACAGATTATGCAAACAATACAACGACCTGTAATTTTACAGTGACTGTAACCGGACCTCCTTCCATTGGTTCTTGTCCATTGAATCCAACGGTGTACAATGCCCTTGGTAGAACCTCTGTATTTACTTCTGTAAATTTAGCGGGAACAGGTAGCAACGTTGCAAATGTTAAACCGGGTCAGGCTGTCAGCTTTACTTTCAATAGGACTACAACTGTAAATCCCGGTTGTGGTGGATGTTGTGGATGTATCACGCAGCATTATGTCGGATTAAATGCAGGAAGTGGAAATATTTTTTCAACATGTTTATTTAGTGCTGTAGGTGGTTCATCTGCTTCACATAGTATCAACTTTACGGCACCTACTGTTCCAGGGGTCTATTATTTGAATTTAGTTGCATCCTGGTGGTTTTCTTGCAATCAGTTTGGAGAACCTTTACAATCGAGATATGCCTCCAACCCTCTGGCCATTTTAATTGTGGGTTGCGGACAAACAGAATGTCCTGCAGATACAACTATTACGACTGTCCCAGGAAATTGCAATATGATATTCTCCTATAAGAGTTTGTGTGTGTATGATGATAAACCAGGTGCAGGTATTATACAGACCAGCGGATTGGCTTCCGGTGTAACTTATCCTCTTGGCAATACAACTAACACTTTTGTTGCAACAGATTCAGATGGAAAGACAACCAGCTGTTCATATACAGTAACTGTGAAGGCCGGTACCTGTGGACAACCCATTCAAGTATATCACATTGATACCACAACAAGCACAGCTAAAGTAAAATGGAAAGCCGGTACGCCTTGTGTAACTGGTTATCAATTGAGAATACGCGAAGAGATTTCCCCCGGAGTCTGGGGTAGCTGGTCGGGTTGGGCCAATAAATCCGGACCCGGAAATGAACATATGTTTACAGGACTTGATGATGCTTCTTTCCACCAATATCAAATCAGATCGAAATGTGGATCTGCTACAAATTCTACCGTAGTGAATGGTTGGTTCTGGACCCTGGGCGGAGGGGCTCTCAGAAAAATGGATGACGATATTGTACATTATTATTCTAAGGTCGAAGAATTCAAGCCTGATCAAAAATCAATAGGCGATTTGTCGGGATCTATTGATCTGCAGGCCATACCCAATCCAGCCAGAGATTTTGTAAGTATTTATCTGGATGGATTTGATTCTGCACCTAAAGAATTGATGATGTTTGACCTCATGGGTAAACTCATTTTCAGAGTGAAATTAGATGCTGCAGAAAACAATCCGGAAATTGATCTCAAGCGATTGAATGTAAAACCTGGTTTACACATGATCCGCGTGAGCGATGGAAATAATCAAAAGACCATACAGTTGATGATTGGGTCGTAAACGTCCAGGATCAAACTGCGATAAATGACCGAAACTAACATTTGTTAGTTATCTTATAAAAGTCCCGGTAAATTTTACCGGACTTTTTTTGTTATAAATAGCTTGATTGGACTTAAAATAGGATAAGTGATTTCTGACAACAAGGAAGAAAGACCATACGGAAAGGTTTGATATAGTCCAATTATTCTGTGTTCTTTGTTGGGCTGTATAAAATGCAAAGTATTTGTGGATGAATTCCAAAAAATTGTATTTTTGAGACCCGCCGGTCCATTCCTTCTTTTAAATTAAATACCAAAATTCATGAAAAACACAACAAACTCATTTAGAATGGTTTATTGGAAGTTAATTGTTTCTTTTATGTTCATTCTTTCAGTAAACGCTGCTCTTGCCCAAACCACGGTAACTTTTAACTATACAGGTGCCATGCAAAGTTGGGTGGTTCCGGCGGGGGTCACAAATATTTCTATTGAAACTTATGGGGCTCAGGGCGAGAACAGCGCATGCGCAGGGAATTATGGAGGCTTTGGAGCGAATGGAGGATTTGCCAGTGGTGATCTAGCGGTGACTCCTGGCCAGACCTTGTATTTATTTGTGGGCGGTCAAAGCGGTTATAATGGAGGCGGACTTGCGTACTGTTGTCCGGGTGCAGGTTGCAAAGGAGGAAACGGTGGAGGTGCCTCCGATTTGCGAGTTGGCGGAATTTTGTTGGCGAACAGAGTGATCGTTGCTGCGGGTGGGGGCGGCGGCGGAGGTGGACAAAATCCCTACCAAGGTGGAGACGGTGGAGCTGGTGGAGGAGTGACTGGAATCAATGGTGTAGGTAGCACAGGTGATTGTTTACCATGGAGCGGACAAGGTGGTTTTGGTGGAACTCAGAGTTCAGGAGGGGCAGGGGGTTGTGGTGGTTTATTGCCATCTACTTGCATGTTTAACGGATACCCTGGATCATTTGGTTTAGGAGGAAATGGGAATGACCAAGATTGGAAAGGCGGCGGCGGCGGCGGCGGCGGTTATTTTGGAGGTGGTGGAGGTGGAAGTTATTGTGCCAATGGCGGCGGCGGCGGTGGATCAAGTTATATTGGTGGCGTGAGTTCAGGCACGACAGTGAGCAATGTAAATTCGGGCAATGGTCTGATTGAAATTAGCTATGATGATTGCAACTTAACATGTCCTGTAAATATCACTACGATAGCCAACCCAAATAAATGCAGCACCTATCTGGACGATCTCATGCCGGAAATTTGTGGTGGAGAATTGGGCACGCGCACTGCATTGAACTTTGATGGAGCCAATGATGTAGTTCATGCTCCTGATGATGTTATCCCCAATACCGGTGAATTCACAGTCATGCTGTGGGCTAAGCAAAACTCAAGCCAGGTAGGTAGTTTTAGAAATATCATTTCTCAGGGTCGGTGTTTTTACATAGGACATGACAACAACAATCCACCCGGAGTAAGAATTGGTGATAGTTGGGGGAATCCGGGTGTACTTTGGCCCACTGATTTTATGTGGCATCACTACACTGTCGTCAGAACGGCCTCCAATGCGTATTTATATATAGACGGGACATTAAAAGCGACCAAAGGAAGCCCGATTGATAATCCAAATTGTGGGGTAGGCTGGCCACACAATCTGAATATTGCTACACAATGGACCGGTGCTTCTGAACATTTTAATGGGGATATCGATGAGCTGCAGATCTGGAATGAAGCTTTGGATATTAAGTCCATTCAATGCAATATGAATCAAAGGATGTTGGGTAATGAACCCGGTCTTACAGGTTATTATGACTTTGAAGATGGCACTGGAAGTACAATTCTGACAAACAAGGTAAACAATGCACACAACGGATATTTGGATGCCATGGATCCGGCAACAGATTGGGTGGCATCGCCACAGCCTTTGTCCAATAAGAATTCTAAAAATTCTTTCAACAACAGCTGTGATGCCTCCGGAGACTATCCGGTGGGAACAACCACGGTCACATGGACGGTTGAGGATCAATCCGGAACTACCGAAACCTGTAGTTTTACAGTTACGGTCATCGATAATCAGAAACCTACAATAGCTTGTCCGGCAAATGTAGAAGTCACAACACAAGCGAACGAGTGTTCGGCTCAGGTATGTTATCCGGATCCAACGGTAACGGATAATTGTCTGCCGGCAGCACCTCCGGGATATACTTACAAAACCAGTTATGGCAACAGCCATTATTATCAGTCCAATG includes:
- a CDS encoding T9SS type A sorting domain-containing protein, with translation MKKLTQIFILLFIVGVIGQLNAVPTPPAGYKIRKAASGGPLAGQTLFGIVVDPNTADVYVAGVSAFIGGNFNLYKITPSGTVSFIANYPFGYFQAVKMAWGPDNKIYTHNSNTNSVHSIDPVTGTSTVYSTGVVLGSPRHSLNFDGSGKLIVGYESMFDFIWAKNPTAVYWGSVTASVPNGNHGDGFGILPNGDYVVYSDCGSQNNYAISTAGHTQGANFPSLAWTGTTNIFTIMTGCQYSLGTVDPTNGNVFTTINNGGSGNSTIILTGGSGGASTVYISGASAITDIYSGKASSGPGNHLYFVDRIDNAVYEVVECACDNNGSFNGSFEISCVPPNTIGFLSAVTGWTTNDSNFEIWGTGNEGVAAYHGSNYCEVNSNFPSTIHQDVTTCDGVLYYWQCAHRGRLGTQTAVLEVGPVGGPFTTLATMTDGTTWNLYSGSYLIPAGQTVSRLRVRGINGGSVGNFVDAIGLVPMSSCLSLDNDGDGLSANYGDCNDSNPNVKPCAQEICNSIDDDCDGLVDGDDPGFVSTDPNAPEYIDNTLPIIICPANVSHTTSSGNCGPVPSGSVALGLATATDNCIVITSIVNNAPGSYPLGVTNVKWTATDKKGNKSNCIQKVTILPYACGVPIQIYHTDTTSTTAKIKWKAGTCNTDYQLRIRKEITPGVWGSWGGWVYYSEDPALQHNFLGLMPSSFYQYQIRSKCGAPTNSISVNGWFHTLAPPPLKKLLNVIAEKLNFSTYNEDNQKTIGIESDLAIIAIPNPARDFVTIQIEGFKTNDKELSMFDLMGKLIFRVQLDAVENNPEIDLKQLGVKPGVHMIRVSDGVNQKTIQLIIGS
- a CDS encoding M36 family metallopeptidase; amino-acid sequence: MKNQIFINLVLFCCVLFMHQSFAQTNSEIALQFMRANPQEFGLSANDVKEIAVTNETFFKPAGLHNVYIQQKYLGIPIHNAIFSVHIKDGQVVSTSNRFCQDIHSKTGSSEPVLTQGQALMRAAEQLGYPAPASMRMMENKGGSQKEVVYEKSNLSLEDIPVRLVWVAAEDGKIYLTWEVCIYETTAQNWWLARVDASTGNLTDKNNLVVHCNFDAPEGTCSGGDHVHLDEFVAFSPLDGSSYRVYKEPIESPSHGGRTLENEPADPTASPFGWHDTNGAVGPEYTTTRGNNVHAYTDTDANNSPDPGSDPDGGAGLDFDFTLDLTMHPSTYRPAAVTNLFYWNNYLHDFAYQYGFDEGNGNFQVNNYGNGGIGNDDVRAEAQDGSGTNNANFGTPVDGMRPRMQMYVWTYTSPNRDSDLDNGVIAHEYAHGISNRLTGGPGNVSCLNNAEQMGEGWSDFYSLMTCWTGSASDRGIGTYVLGQATNGPGIRPARYSTNMGVNNYTYANLPGMAVPHGVGFVWCTMLWELVDGLVARHGATAGFEKAMHLVNLGMILQPCGPGFVDGRNAILAADDILYGKDNECVIWKAFAKRGLGLSASQGSANSTLDGSAAYDVPCNCDNVAPVVSCRNVEIMVGGPEIELKGLPPVPTNLPAQLKGVGFPCSGVVAAPDVICNCPTGYVVVGYEADYGNGWGSGVLSKFRLRCREVRPDGMFGTNEVWTCYNGSAVGSTPNISEMAPAGHALVGFQNRMGCAIDRLTGRSKPISAILANSPNSTNNIMTGVGGSGGGLQPLQLAPDGHVIIGMQTYVDPVAPNIGVSGGYAWKYAKLSDVMKSIVTDLDPLCNGIFDVQFSKNNFDCADGVGVHNVSAFVTDYANNTTTCNFTVTVTGPPSIGSCPLNPTVYNALGRTSVFTSVNLAGTGSNVANVKPGQAVSFTFNRTTTVNPGCGGCCGCITQHYVGLNAGSGNIFSTCLFSAVGGSSASHSINFTAPTVPGVYYLNLVASWWFSCNQFGEPLQSRYASNPLAILIVGCGQTECPADTTITTVPGNCNMIFSYKSLCVYDDKPGAGIIQTSGLASGVTYPLGNTTNTFVATDSDGKTTSCSYTVTVKAGTCGQPIQVYHIDTTTSTAKVKWKAGTPCVTGYQLRIREEISPGVWGSWSGWANKSGPGNEHMFTGLDDASFHQYQIRSKCGSATNSTVVNGWFWTLGGGALRKMDDDIVHYYSKVEEFKPDQKSIGDLSGSIDLQAIPNPARDFVSIYLDGFDSAPKELMMFDLMGKLIFRVKLDAAENNPEIDLKRLNVKPGLHMIRVSDGNNQKTIQLMIGS
- a CDS encoding HYR domain-containing protein, translating into MFILSVNAALAQTTVTFNYTGAMQSWVVPAGVTNISIETYGAQGENSACAGNYGGFGANGGFASGDLAVTPGQTLYLFVGGQSGYNGGGLAYCCPGAGCKGGNGGGASDLRVGGILLANRVIVAAGGGGGGGGQNPYQGGDGGAGGGVTGINGVGSTGDCLPWSGQGGFGGTQSSGGAGGCGGLLPSTCMFNGYPGSFGLGGNGNDQDWKGGGGGGGGYFGGGGGGSYCANGGGGGGSSYIGGVSSGTTVSNVNSGNGLIEISYDDCNLTCPVNITTIANPNKCSTYLDDLMPEICGGELGTRTALNFDGANDVVHAPDDVIPNTGEFTVMLWAKQNSSQVGSFRNIISQGRCFYIGHDNNNPPGVRIGDSWGNPGVLWPTDFMWHHYTVVRTASNAYLYIDGTLKATKGSPIDNPNCGVGWPHNLNIATQWTGASEHFNGDIDELQIWNEALDIKSIQCNMNQRMLGNEPGLTGYYDFEDGTGSTILTNKVNNAHNGYLDAMDPATDWVASPQPLSNKNSKNSFNNSCDASGDYPVGTTTVTWTVEDQSGTTETCSFTVTVIDNQKPTIACPANVEVTTQANECSAQVCYPDPTVTDNCLPAAPPGYTYKTSYGNSHYYQSNAQSNFTTAYNNAIAAGGHLASITSEPEKNAIAASGAGFAWIGGNDAETEGVWKWNNCEPFSYVNWCDGEPNGGAGENYLELEIGGCFNDLFHNANRFAILEMEGAKLQRTAGLAQNALFPLGNTNITYKATDAYGNTSTCTFKVTVQAANCGQPIQVYHKDTTTNSAKIKWNPGTPCNTAYQLRLRYEMSPGVWSSWTSWANKSGPGNEHAFGSLMPGTFYQYQIRSKCGVTNSIIVNGWFHTLPSALRKQDDGLVHAFSTIENWKNDIKPDHELTNVGIKAIPNPASEFVSLLLEGFDYGPKEMHMYDLSGKLIFRVQLATSENNPELDLKRLNVKPGLHMIRVSNGVNQKTIQLMVN